One window of Marmota flaviventris isolate mMarFla1 chromosome 5, mMarFla1.hap1, whole genome shotgun sequence genomic DNA carries:
- the C7 gene encoding complement component C7: MKTISLFIFVGFIGEFQVFSSASSPVNCQWDSYGPWSECSGCTKTQTRTRSIAVYGQYGGQPCAGSAFETRSCEPTLGCPTEEGCGERFRCFSGQCISKSLVCNGDSDCEEDGADEDRCENSESRTSCDTDKPPPNIELTGNGYNALTGQLRNGVINTKSFGGQCRKVFGGDERDFYRLSGNILSYTFQVKVNNDFNYEFYNSSWSYVKQTSEEHTSSSKSSFFFHSSSSASHSYKSNFNEIYKKKSYQLLVIQNTVEVAQFINNNPEFLQLAEPFWKELSHLPSVYDYSAYRRLIDQYGTHYLQSGSLGGEYRVLFYVDFGKVKQSDSVSLEHTTCTSSDFHFLFESSEQECKELEDALKLGSGNQNNVLRGVPFVRGGGPGFIAGLSFLQLDNPAGNKRRYSDWAESVTRLPQVIKQKLTPIYELVKEVPCASVKRLYLKRALEEYLDEFHPCHCRPCQNGGLATVGETQCQCHCKPYTFGVACEQGVLVGNQAGGVDGGWSCWSSWGPCVQGKKARNRECNNPPPSRGGKSCVGETTESRQCQDEELEHLRLLEPHCFPVSLVPKEFCPSPPALKDGFVQGEGTVFPVGKKILYTCNEGYSLVGDPVARCGEDLQWLVGEMYCQKIACVLPEPMNGIQSQPHKPFYSVGEKVTLSCSGGMSLEGPSAFLCGSSLKWSPEMKNVQCVQKDTPLTQAVPKCQRWEKLQNSRCVCKMPYECGSSLDVCARDERSQRILPLTVCKLHVLHCQGRNYTLTGRDRCTLPASAKKACGACPLWEKCDGSSGKCVCREASECQEEGFSVCVEVSGKELTMSECEAGVLRCRGQSISVTSMKPCAAETQ, from the exons actCGCACACGCTCAATCGCTGTTTATGGGCAGTATGGGGGCCAACCTTGTGCCGGAAGTGCTTTTGAAACACGGTCATGTGAACCTACACTGGGGTGTCCTACAGAAGAGGGCTGTGGAGAACGTTTCAGGTGTTTTTCAG GACAATGTATCAGCAAATCATTGGTTTGCAATGGGGATTCTGATTGTGAAGAGGATGGCGCTGATGAAGACAGATGTGAGAACTCAGAAAGCAGAACTTCGTGTGACACTGATAAACCTCCTCCCAACATAGAACTTACTGGTAATGG TTACAATGCACTCACTGGTCAGTTGAGGAATGGAGTCATTAACACCAAAAGCTTTGGTGGTCAATGCAGAAAAGTGTTCGGTGGGGATGAAAGAGATTTCTATAGGCTGAGTGGAAATATCCTCTCCTATACATTTCAG gtgaaagtaaataatgattttaattatgaattttacAACAGTAGTTGGTCTTATGTAAAACAAACATCTGAAGAACATACATCTTCCAGTAAgagctctttcttttttcattcctcaTCATCTGCTTCACACAGTTATAAGTCAAATTTCAATGAAATCTATAAGAAAAAG AGTTATCAATTATTGGTTATTCAGAACACTGTTGAAGTGGCTCAGTTCATTAACAACAATCCAGAATTTTTACAACTTGCTGAGCCATTCTGGAAGGAACTTTCCCACCTTCCCTCTGTGTATGACTACAGTGCCTACCGAAGATTAATTGATCAGTATGGGACACATTACCTGCAGTCTGGATCCTTAGGAGGAGAATACAGAGTTCTATTTTATGTGGACTTCGGAAAAGTCAAACAGAGTG ATTCTGTTTCATTAGAACATACGACATGTACTTcttcagattttcattttctctttgaatcATCAGAGCAAGAATGCAAGGAACTGGAAGACGCTCTAAAATTGGGTTCAG GAAACCAGAACAATGTGTTGCGAGGAGTCCCATTTGTCAGAGGGGGAGGTCCTGGCTTCATAGCTGGCCTTAGTTTCCTACAGCTGGACAATCCTGCTGGTAACAAAAGGCGGTACTCCGACTGGGCGGAGTCTGTGACTCGTCTTCCCCAAGTCATAAAACAGAAG CTGACACCTATATATGAGCTGGTAAAGGAAGTACCTTGTGCATCTGTGAAAAGACTGTACCTGAAGCGGGCTCTTGAAGAGTATTTGGATGAATTCCACCCCTGCCATTGCCGGCCTTGCCAAAATGGTGGTTTGGCCACTGTTGGGGAGACCCAGTGTCAGTGCCATTGCAAACCATATACATTTGGTGTGGCTTGTGAGCAAGGAGTCCTCGTAGGGAACCAAGCAG GCGGGGTTGATGGCGGTTGGAGTTGCTGGTCCTCTTGGGGCCCCTGTGTTCAAGGGAAGAAAGCAAGGAACCGGGAATGCAATAACCCACCTCCCAGCAGGGGTGGGAAGTCCTGTGTTGGAGAAACTACTGAGAGCAGGCAATGTCAAGATGAGGAGCTGGAGCATTTACG attgcTTGAACCACATTGCTTTCCTGTATCTTTAGTTCCTAAAGAATTCTGTCCATCACCTCCTGCCTTAAAAGATGGATTtgttcaa ggGGAAGGTACTGTGTTTCCTGTTGGGAAAAAGATACTATACACTTGCAATGAAGGATACTCTCTTGTTGGAGACCCTGTTGCCAGATGTGGAGAAGATTTACAGTGGCTTGTCGGGGAAATGTATTGTCAGA AGATTGCCTGTGTCCTACCGGAACCGATGAATGGCATACAGAGTCAACCCCACAAACCGTTCTACTCAGTTGGCGAGAAGGTGACTCTCTCCTGTTCAGGTGGCATGTCCTTAGAAGGTCCTTCAGCATTTCTCTGTGGCTCCAGCCTCAAGTGGAGTCCTGAGATGAAGAATGTCCAGTGTGTGCAAAAAG acACCCCTTTAACACAGGCAGTGCCTAAATGTCAGCGCTGGGAGAAACTGCAGAATTCAAGATGTGTTTGTAAAATGCCCTATGAATGTGG ATCTTCCTTGGATGTATGTGCTCGAGATGAGAGAAGCCAACGGATACTGCCTCTGACAGTTTGCAAGTTGCATGTTCTTCACTGTCAGGGTAGAAATTATACTCTTACTGGTAGGGACCGCTGtactctgcctgcctcagccaaGAAAGCTTGTGGTGCATGTCCATTGTGGGAAAAATGTGATG GCAGTAGTGGCAAATGTGTCTGCCGAGAAGCATCGGAGTGCCAGGAAGAAGGGTTTAGTGTCTGTGTGGAAGTGAGCGGCAAGGAGCTGACAATGTCTGAGTGTGAGGCGGGCGTCCTGAGATGCAGAGGGCAGAGCATCTCTGTCACCAGCATGAAGCCCTGTGCTGCCGAAACTCAGTAG